gcacccacgaatacgacacagccgcctcatctcgcatcaaacaaaacgcaaccaagaaattgtgattggttggcgtcattccgatcacttcacatagtggccacttttgtttgttcgttttgtacgttttatctatcagcacaacataaggccacgtacgtatcatttggatagaggtaggatttgcaattaatagtctgctcaattgcccttcgttatccaagtctgtccagaccacataattaagttctgtggccatatgaagacagtgttgaaggggagtcctaccctccatctcttctctccttattgattgtctaatattatatatctgattcatactagcataaaaaccaggaaaattatctctaatagaattcataataaaggccggttgcattccggttgcactaagctgtcgtatgtgctcccgaatgtctacattaatcctatttgcccttacatgaccatctctgtacaccaagaacgggtggttatgttttcccttttcaccaggacacacccttaccgtccaaggtctttctggtggtttacgactacttcctacaatcataaatttacacccgcaacttctacttttagaaccaggtcgggcagtattatctagattatgtacatcacccctaatattaccatagcggtgacatcttaaatagacactaactctagaacgtccttctttctttttataagaagcacgtgtaaattgaaaaccgattgttattgctatcgcatcggcccaactatgtaactcatctaaggagataaattttctatccgtaacaaagctaccggagtagtctacgttgtctccaaagttttcaaactcctgcaaatttaaaataaaaaaaaattaatacggaaaataaaaaatagtactaacaataataataataataatttaaaaaaaattaatacggaaaaaaaaaaattcacaggcgcacagatctgggcggctgaaccatggttcaggcgcccagatttgtgcgcctGAACAATGGTTCAGCTGCCCAGATCtgtgcgcctgaaccatggttcagccgcccagatttgtgcgccttttttttttttttttaattttccaacgacaactttacttaccgcatccgactcatagtcgctttcgttagccatatttaaccaattacgggttaccacttctttaacactttttagagagataataccagtttttaaaaagatagtaccgtgtttgaattcgtatttcatacgcatctcagaattccatatatatagacaaatcttacgcattaaatttttattagtgttattaagcgtgatttacatttattaaataatttttaagtatagtggcaattttgtaatttttttaaatacaggggcaaaaatataattttacagggggtggcgataaaatgaaaagggatgGCGAAAAATAGCATCACCCTTGagaattttatcaaaaaaattagaTGTCGGACTAATGTCATAATGCCCACTGACCGACTTATATTTTTCACAATTTCATATTTAATGGACTTTCACTATAACACAACTCTTATTTGAGCTAAATAATCTTATAAAATAAGTTCAAACatttattttagattttgaaatacttaaaatttttattttgacttcTTATATATAAACATGTCTCAATAtagttttaacaaaatttgtttttatattccAAATCTCCAAATGTCGCTACCCTTTTTATTGTGATACTacctttttaaaataaaattactactGTGTCCTTGGATATAAACAtcataaattattgtaaaagaattgaaaaaatgacaaatattaatttcttaaagTCTCggcaaataaattaatttaataggtttaaaaaattgattacgTGTCACTTCattttcctaaattaatttaaagctAAATAACGTTAActatttaaaagtattttttacaTCAATTCTTAAAAACTCAAATAAGAATATAATAAGATTAGAGAATGTTTATTTACCTTCTTTAAAGAAACAAATACATTTTTCTATGATTATATGAATGGTAATAAATTTTATACAATTTATAATGTATGCAATCAATTGACAAATATaagaaattcaaataatattttcagattacataaaataatttgaTAGAATAATATGTTATTGTACTAAATTTTCATATGTAATCTTAAAGTAGACACAAAAAGAGGGGTTCAAACGATAAATATAGTTCAATGCATTTGATAAATGTAACTACATGTAAAATACATAAAATGCATTCAATATGGAGTATCTACAAATCTATTGGTTAATTACGTATGTTGCTTCATATATTTCTGATCAATTACGTTGTTATTGTCCTTTTATTTTGCTattaataaataagtaaaataaaattgaaaataagtaTTAGTAAGTTATATAAACGATTGAACTAACAAAATTTGTGGAATGCATGAACACCTATACTAGCTTTCTATAAAACACTCTCATGTCACTCTATAACACATTTATCTTTCTAAAAACAACCAATTCCCTCAAACAAAGTGTaggaatttcaattctaattgaCAATTTGAGGTAATTTTTATcaattctttattaatttttattgaggAAGTCTCTTGTGCGGCCAACCTATATTTAGGACATGGTAAATGGGCTAGCCCACTATATGATCAGTTTTAAGatttatgtgatcacttttaaggctTATATAATCACTTTTAAAGCATATGTGATCAGTTTTTACTATTTTAAGTGATTACTTGTGAAGCTTATGTGATCATTTTTAAGGCATATGTGGCTTACTTTTTAAAAtctatgtgatcacttttaaggtctatgtgatgattttttatactgtgtgatcacttttaaagcttatgtagttatttttaaaacatatgagATCACTTTTAAGGCCTATGTAATCACTTTTAATAAAGCATATTTGATCAGTATGActgttataagtgattacttttaagACATTTGTGATAACTTTTAAGACctatgtgattacttttaaagcctatgtgattacttttaaggcatatgtgatcattttcaattttcaagtccactaccatcaccaccaccataaAACACAATTTCCATAAGCATATAAAAGTCATCACATAAGCCTTTAAAGTAATCACATATGCTTTGAAAGTGATCACATAagttttaaaagtgatcacatagtaAAATAAATGCTCACATAAGCCTTTCAAAGTGATCACATTGcccttaaaagtgatcacatgaCCCTTACAAAAAAGTAATCACATAAGTTTTAAAAGTGATCGCATATGAAATGACGTCCTAATTTTAGAACGGTCTATTGAAGATTTggtaatttttatttcataaaatagTAACTAGGTTAGTCGCATGAAACGCAAGATTGAACCACGGAGGAGTCGTACAAAATGTAGGAATAGATCGTGGTTCAGTCACACAAAACGCACGACAGAACTGTGGTCCGATAGcgtgttttgtgcgactgaaccccAGTCTAGTCAtgcgttttgtgcgactcctccgAGTTTAGTCTCGCATATCACGCGACTAgcctatttttcaaattttttgatatttttgcctttttctactttttttttattattgttgatttattatttaatgatttttattgttagttaattttttatataaattaattttagttgttagttaattaattaatttaaattaattttactttttagttaATTACCAATAATAAGttagttaattaatatattaatttttgtttaattaattatgaatttaatttacttttggtttgattaataataatatcaatattaattgcAAAATCTTttagttaataattaattaggTTCTTGTTATTTTACTATGAAAATTATAGTGAATGGTTGATAATTAAGGTAGAGGCAAGAGTTTCTTTAGGGGTCTACTAAGTGGCAACATCTCTAAACCATCTTTATTGAGAGGAGACCCTCATAAGATGGGTGTCACTAGGTTTGCCCGCTATGTTAGGCAGGAGGACGTGGCCAGCCATAATCAGGCCCTACGTTCTAACACATTGCACCAGGTAAGTACACCTTTAGATGACCCTATGAGCGCTCAGAGTTATTTTGGATTGAGTGATGATGAGAGTAACTGCCAAGGCTCTATAAGGCAGCCCGTAGATTAGATAATATTCTGAGtctatgaaaaaaaatttacacaTGCTAGCCCTAGTACCGTTGCTGCTCCAAATGCTATAGAAGACTGCCCAGTGGAGAATGCAGCTCCATGAGGTAGGAAACATACACAGACTGCAAATAGAGACTGAGTGATTACAACAACTAGCCATGCGGCCTTACAGTCGTGGTTTTGATACCTAGCTATGGAGGGCACATATCTAGGATTATTTCTTATGGTACTAAGCGTATGTCTCTGATTTTGGGGTTCCGTACGAGGAAGAAGACCTTGAGGCTATCATTAGACTGAGGGATATGTTATATAAGATGTATGTAGCGTTACCCGACACTCCTTTAGGCCAGTTGTCGTGTATTATGCATTAGCACATTGACAGTGCTTTGATATCGACCTTTGTGAAGATGTGGCATCCGAATGCCGACATATTTCACATGCCTTGGGGAGAGATGAAAaatatgttgcacgacgtgcaacgcattcTTGGCTTACGTATTTATGGTTCATTGTCATATAAACATGTTGATGGGGATTGGAAGCTAGCCCTAACAGGGCTTTTTGGGGTATCCATGAGTGAGCTGTACAGGATGGGGATGTTCACCACGGGAGCATCAACATTAGTGACATTCTGAGCCTGTGCAACAGATCACAGTCCTTAGAGACACAGTCCACATCCTACTATATGGCTATAGTGGGGTTGACACTTCTGATCAACAAGAGGAGGATTGGGATGCGACCTTACCCTACACTTGGGTTACTTTGGCATATCTATATCGCTAGCTGGGTACTGGGCACAGGTCTGGATGCAAGACCATTGGGGTTGTCTGGCACTGTTGCAGATATGGATTTACGAACTTCCGCCTTTTACTCTAATATGCCTAACAAGACGAGGGCAGAGTTGTGGACGCAACAAAAACCATCTCGTGATCTGGTCAAGCTGAAAGACTATGTAGTATCCTAAACTCCAAGTTAGAGACTCAGGTATTGTTTAGCATTATAAATtcgttttatttttataatttatttgaaattaatttattgataGTAATTTTGTCTATGTGCACGTTGACTGGCATCCATACATAAATTCTCCAAGGGTCTTATTGAATGAACACCCACGCACTACCTATATCAAGGTTACTACATATTTTGATATCATCGAGGTGTATTTTCCCGAAAGGACAATCAGACAAACTTGGATTCGTCCAACGTATTCCTCCAGTTCAATAATCATGTGAAAATATTGTAGGTGTTTTAACGTAATTAAGTCAGTATATGACATGacgttaatttaattaataatgagTAACGTTTGTATTTTACTAGAGAGCAATTAATGTCATAGGATTATTGttacttgataattttccaagGAGACATATAAGCATTGTTGAACAATAACTTCTAATAGATTAGCCAGGAAATAATGGCCAAATTATGTTACATTAAGAAAAAGACATTACAAACAtcagtatgactaagtactcaAGAGGGTTGCCAAAAGGAGAGAGCACAGAAGATCCTTCCTTTCCAACCTTGGACCATCCAATGTCTATCTTCATCAACCAGAAAATCTTTATGGTAATTAGCCTTTATCATACCCTTTGCTTTCCTCACAATTTCCCTGTCTAGAGCAACCTGTCTTAAACCTGCCCTTACTGATCTCACCTGCCACTGCTTGTATGTTTCAGGCCTTTGTATTCTCTCAGCACCCTCACATGCCACCACATTTGTAAGCTCTTTCCCATAAACCTCGCTCTCAATCAGCAATCTTTCGTGTAAGTGCCGAGGTAATGTTGCATCGAACACCTCAAAGATAGACGAATAATGAAACACCGCCTCTTTGAACCgattgatgaagaatggagCTGTAAATGTACCATTCACAATTCCATGAATGAAAAGATCAGGATTTAACTTTCTTATCAACTCTAAGAAAGCATCCCTTGGACTATTTCTATCTACTGTCTCATCAGCTAAAGTTCCAGACCTGCACATACAATTCACAATAACCATCTCATCACTCTCAATCTTCAGATCTTTTGGCTCTATATTTTCCCATTTCTCAGCTATTCCCTGATACTCAAAATCCACTCCATATTTCTCACAATAACCAGCTAACCGACGCCCAGTCGCATTCACCCTTTCCGATGGCCTAAACCCATGTTGAGGAAGGTCTATTCCAGTAATACGAACTTTCGGAGGACCTCCTCCGTTTGTTCGTTTCGATAGCTTTTGAATGAGACAGGGCCATTGTAAACCCAAGAATACCCCAAAATCAATGATATGTATTTTGGTTGCTTTCTCAGCCAACTTATATATTGCAGTGTTGGCGACATAAAAATTCATTCTTTTGAAAGGAATGGCTGAAACGTAACGCTTGTAAGCTTTCAAGAAATCGGATGATGAGATCTGCATATCAGAGATATTCGTCGACACGGTCGAGCCAGTGCCAGCTAAACGCGCCTCTAGACCATTCGCTACATGATGAGCTAGCCGTTGGATGCTATCACCATATGGTGAAGAATGCAGCCTTATTTGCTTAAGCAACTCATTTGCAGTCCTTTGATCAAAGATCATAACAGCTTGTGCACACTGAATCAATACACTCCTTAAATCTACTTCATCTACCTTAATGTTTTGCTTCTTCCCTCGAGATTTTCTACTCCGATCACCTTCTTTATTAGGACTAAAACACGAATTCACATTATATTCACTACAAAGCAATACATCATCATATTGATCCATCTCATCAAACTCTTCATTACTAAATGCTTGAATCTTATTCCTC
The Amaranthus tricolor cultivar Red isolate AtriRed21 chromosome 11, ASM2621246v1, whole genome shotgun sequence DNA segment above includes these coding regions:
- the LOC130827101 gene encoding scarecrow-like protein 30, coding for MNSVFVDSDFINNIFKFNTEFISNLPKNSPFGEFFQNPDFVDLENLPFDENESKISSEPTNLIDLDALSLEQNESNNSSEAPDFPDDCLKFISDILLEENLDENPASAREFQALQATEKSLYDVIGESYPYPYPYPPSDSTLTQNPESPHATSSTQSFSSLDSNLSFNQPELDPIVNVDDFVQSFLELNPQPSFEDAENGLVSDIVVTKLSSSPPSKKEKSIKGLSRKKSRQRDEGDEGGRTRRNKIQAFSNEEFDEMDQYDDVLLCSEYNVNSCFSPNKEGDRSRKSRGKKQNIKVDEVDLRSVLIQCAQAVMIFDQRTANELLKQIRLHSSPYGDSIQRLAHHVANGLEARLAGTGSTVSTNISDMQISSSDFLKAYKRYVSAIPFKRMNFYVANTAIYKLAEKATKIHIIDFGVFLGLQWPCLIQKLSKRTNGGGPPKVRITGIDLPQHGFRPSERVNATGRRLAGYCEKYGVDFEYQGIAEKWENIEPKDLKIESDEMVIVNCMCRSGTLADETVDRNSPRDAFLELIRKLNPDLFIHGIVNGTFTAPFFINRFKEAVFHYSSIFEVFDATLPRHLHERLLIESEVYGKELTNVVACEGAERIQRPETYKQWQVRSVRAGLRQVALDREIVRKAKGMIKANYHKDFLVDEDRHWMVQGWKGRIFCALSFWQPS